NNNNNNNNNNNNNNNNNNNNNNNNNNNNNNNNNNNNNNNNNNNNNNNNNNNNNNNNNNNNNNNNNNNNNNNNNNNNNNNNNNNNNNNNNNNNNNNNNNNNNNNNNNNNNNNNNNNNNNNNNNNNNNNNNNNNNNNNNNNNNNNNNNNNNNNNNNNNNNNNNNNNNNNNNNNNNNNNNNNNNNNNNNNNNNNNNNNNNNNNNNNNNNNNNNNNNNNNNNNNNNNNNNNNNNNNNNNNNNNNNNNNNNNNNNNNNNNNNNNNNNNNNNNNNNNNNNNNNNNNNNNNNNNNNNNNNNNNNNNNNNNNNNNNNNNNNNNNNNNNNNNNNNNNNNNNNNNNNNNNNNNNNNNNNNNNNNNNaaataaattaaaaaaaaaagagtagctATGACTTAAAAAAGTGGAAATTAAGGGAAAaatattgaaaattgaaaacacGGACAACAAATTGAAACAGTCGAATAAGGTACCTAAATCCTAGAAACTGAAAAACCTTACAACCCAGATCTCAAATGTAAGAATCCTTTGAGAGCTTTAACCAATTaaccaccccaaaaaaaataaaaacaacatATTATATATTGCTCTCCATTAGAACAAGGGgaaaaaacattaaaaaatgCTAAATCTAAATGAATACCAAAAGACCCAGTTTCTGCAAAGATCAAAACTTACAGATTGAgcgagaagaagaagaagaagcagcagcGGTGCGAGAAATGTTTCtctatggaaaaaaaaaacccaagaaAATGGTCTATTTATCACCTTGAGAAAAGGATCTGAAGAAAGTTCTACTAACCGAGGCCTCTCTCCGTTCTCGCCCGAGCGTGGCCCATGCAGTTTTGTCAATGACTTGACTAGCGGCCCAAAATGAGTGTAAAAGAAAAGCAAGTACTTGTCACGAGAGTGACACAAAtttgaaatatacaaatataaccaaaatatattagattttttggggtaaattttataaaaataaaatacagTACATATTCTAATAtactaaaatttaatttatctcaaattttatttaaaGAGGTGACGAGTGACAATGATAGTTTAGTGATTTAAAAAGCAAATGACAAAAAGGGACACGTGACTATTTAACATTTCATCATTTAGTCGccaaatttttcctttttttttgccaaaaagaTCACTTAACTCATAAaagtatacatttttttttgttattccattaacttttgatgtttagaTAGTCGAAATGGCAATCACATAAGTAGTGCGCTTAATTTTTCAATCGTAAAAGTATCTCATAATCTTTTAAAACGCatttgaaaaaatgaagaacCTTCTCAGTTTCCAAACTGTATCTATTCTCTTCAGATTATGATTGCAATCTTTAACACTGTTTTagaaatcttgattgatatctggTAAGAGGGTCCATTTGAATTAACTATTTTTTGGGGtatctttgaaaaattttactgtagcagagtttttagagtatattttgggatattttttgaaaattaaaaaaaattagactacTTTTTAAAGTACctttgaaaaactagtttttgaaaaactgaagGATCCAAACAGAGGTTTAGTAAAGTTTGATAACTTTAAAAATCCTTATGTTTTTTAAATATGCATCAAAGATTGTGAGGCATTTTTGCCCTTAAAATCCAAGTGTACTATTCAAGCCGATGCCTTTCTAGCTATCTTAATACTAGAATTTAACAAACTGACTTAAAAATATATACTTTCGCGTGTTTAATGGCctttttgattaaaaaatgttTGGTGACCAAATGGTACGATTTTAAATACTTGAATGACCATTTTCTGCTATATACTCTAGTTTAAATAATTGTAGTGAATAGGGATTCATATGTTGTTTGCAAAATTTGTTATCCAAATCAcaagttaaaaagaaaaaagtataTCAACATCTCTCAAGTTTGAATTCTTACATGCATTTGTACGCTAATGAACAAGTTTTAATGCATAATACATAATCTAAATTTATAGTTAAAATCTTATACATGAAAATAGAATATAAACTCACAATTGATTCCCCTGAATGTAAAAAAATGCTCACCATATTTTGTGTTTAATAGTTACCTGTAAACTGTTAGTCGAGCTGAGTATCTGAACGACGAGCTCAACCGTGCGGACGAGCCATGATATgcactcgaactcgactcgaaaaATGGAAATGtgactcgaactcgagctcgagctcgactcgtttatcacaaacagctcgagctcgaaatatCTGCCCGAGCTCGAGAATCGATTTCGAAATATTTGTCTAGCAATTAGTTATTATGAAGTCCTGCTCCAGCATAATTCCATTCAATAGATCCAAAAATTTGTCCAGCACTCAACAAATACGAAGTCCAACATAATTCCATTCAATACAGATACACAAACTCCAGCCTAATACCATGAAGGATTGCATTGGCTGGAGTTAGGCTAATTCAACCTAATAAACGAAATATTTGGCTGCGGATGGTAATAATTGGCTAGAGTTATGCTatcaaaaatcaacaaaaattgaTAGGATTGGCAACCAATGCCATTCACATTCAAGAATACACAAACTCTAACCACATTTCATTCGAGACAACATATAAGACCATAACATCCATACAACACAAACTCTAGGAATAAAAGTCAACAAATACACAAACTACAGCCTAATTTCATACGAGACAACATCGATAAGAGCCAATATACCATAACAGGTTTTGTCCAGCCAAATAAACGCACAAACTGCAGCCAAATAACTATGTAAAACACTGCTACACAGCTAAAAAATTGTCGAACTTCAGAAATCACAAGAAAAAGTACAGCAACCCCTTCAGAAATCATAAGAAAAATACAGCTTCACAAATCACAAGAAACAGCATCACATATTCTAGAAAACAGCCTTCAAATGTCCGAAAGATCAATTTTTTCAATTGTAGATGATTCGGAAACATCGAGTGGTTCCTATAAAACGAAAACAAGAAAGTTACAACTCTTAACAAGATAAAATGAGCTGCCAAAATAAACAACTAGTAGAAGATATATTTTACTTACACGAGACTTGTTTTTTAACCCATGAAGATTGCAGATCCAATCATTCCCACAAAGTAGCATTTACACCATTTCAACAAACATAGAAGCACACCTATCATCTATTATTCTACCACCAACACTGAAAGTAGATTCGGACGCCACGATTGTAACTGGAATATAGGAAACCTCCACCTTTCCCCTTTCCACCAACCCAAGACATCAAGATTTGCATTTGCATCACAAACATACATGCTCTCTTCCAAATAAACATCTAAATATGATTTTTCAGGGGGAGCCTTGTCAATTTCACTAACAATCatctgaaatttttcttttccaattacAACATTAACTCCAAGCTTTTTAGCAACCCCTTGGGTAGGTTTACTTGTAATTTCTGCATGTTTTCGTTTTCCAGCTTCCCTTTGTGGTTCCTCACTATGAGATGAGATGTGAGCATCCACATATTCATTATAGAGGTCATAAAGAATGCATCTAATCTCATCAATGTACCTAGGGATTGCATCCTTTCCATAAATAACTGGGAATGTATGATTAACAAAGACCATTTTGTACCTCGGATCAAGAATAGCACCCAAAGACATCAAGACATTGCTTTCATCCCAACACTTGTCACATTTTTGTGCCATACTCTCAGCCATAAACCTAATATGATCagaaaaattgagagtttttttatttaatagcTCTTTAATCCTATACAAGTCTACAAGAAAAAGGTTAGCTGTTGGGTAATCGGTTACAGAAATAACATTGGTGATCTCataaaaaataccaaaaaatttaCATACTTCTTCAACTTTCATCCACTCGTACTCACTTGGGACATAATGAAACCCAGGATCAATGTACCTATACCTGGGAAATACATCCCTAAACTCTAGAGCTGAAGCCAACATCAAATAAGTGTTGTTCCACCTAGTTGGGCAgtccaaaatgagttttttagaAGGCAATTGAAgctgtttttttattttggcaaaGTCATTGAGACAAGACTCTGaatttttcatatatttaatcCCCTCTCGAacaacatcaatcacatcaacaATTTGATTAAGCCCATCTTGAACAAGCAAATTAAGTATATGGGTACAACACCTAACAAGAAAAATTTTTCCTCCAATACTCAACATTTTTCTTAGAGAGAAATCCTCTTTAAGTCTCCTAATGCATACATCATTATAAGAAGCATTGTCCACAGTTATAGTAGAAACCTTATTCTCAATCCCTCACTCAAAAAAACACTTACTTAAAGCATCGGCAATAATTACTCCTGTGTGAGGAGGTGGAACATTACAAAAATTTAGAACCCATTTTTGTAACACCCAATCACTATCAACAAAATGCCCTGTCACAACCATGTATTGAATTTTTTGACTATATTTTCACAAATCTATGGTTATACTAACCCTATTGGCACATTTTAATATATTTCTCAGCCTTTTCTTTTCAGGCATGTAAGCAGTCACACAATCTTCCTTTACTGTTTGCCGGTTAATCTTTTTATAAAATGgagatacaactttcatgaactTGTTAAAAACAACATGGTCCAACATAGAGAAAGGATACTCATGTATAAGAACCATATGAGTTGCTAACTCTCGTACTTTAGCATGATCATAGGAGAAATTAGTTATAGAAGTTATACCATCCGAGGGTCCTTCGGTAAAGGATAACATTTGCTGCCTCTTTTGATTTTCCTCCCCAACAGCCAGCCTCTTTTGTAGACAATTTTTGAGGTGACGCTTGTGTTGAGAAGTAGCTCCAGATGGGCTTTTGGCAAATAGTTCTTTGCAGCGATTGCACTGCACTTTCAATGTTCCATCAAGCTGTTTTACTACTGTCATATCCTTCCATATTGTTGACTTCTTTTTTCGTTGCTTTTTTCAAACGGATTTGCTCCTTCAACAGGACCTTTTTCCCCTGTTTCTGCTCCTTCATTCTGCTACTCTAAGTTATCTAAGTCCAGCTCTTTTTCGCTCATCTCATCAGCTTTAGACTCCACCTCAAGTTCTTGATCTAcagcttcatttccaacctccATAATAGGACTTGTTGACGATCCTTGGTATGAATGAAATGGAGGACTGTACATACCTATTATTTAAAAGGGAAAATATACTTGAGTCAAGTCCATAAGGAACATATGCAGGAACATATGCAGTCAAGTCCATATGATATTTAATAACTCAACCACTTAATGCAGTGCATTCTAAAAGTTAACAAAAACCTCTACTATCAGATAAAGTGCTAGGTAACAAAAACTATTACTTATTTACTATCAGTAACTATAAGAAAGACTAGTTCTTTGCTCAAGTTAATCCGAATCAAACTCAGTCAGGGTGGTCAACATCTGGAAAAGCCGAAAGGGGAAAAAGTTGAAAGTTGGACtgctccctccctccctcccacAAGGCCGTGTAATAACATGAAGAATAAGCAAACACTATATTGGCTTTTCAATATTGATAGCAGGTTCTGAACTCTTGGAAGGGGATAATACTATTTTTTTGACACAAGCAAAAAGCAGCAATCCTTTCCAAGGAATTATGTATGACTACATTCGTTTGGAAGGACCCTCATCATTGAATCCCTAACAAAATATAGTGCACATTATCTGAATGGTTACCATAGAACGCTTATGAATTCCAGTAGACAAAGAATTAATCTGATAAATAATCAAACATCACACAGCTAAAATCCGTAATCAACAAAATCCATTGACTGAGAAAGAGTTTTAAGCTTTGTGGATAAGACCTACTAAGGAGGCCAAAAATGTGGCTCTAGCCCAATCGCAAAGgccaaaatttccagcaagcAGCCTTATTACCAGCATGGCTCAGGAAAAAATAAAACTCCAGTACTGCTGTAATTACATATTTTCTATGCATCTattttactctttatttatcATGACAAGAAAACTCATCAaagtccattattatttttttttgggccgAAAGTTCTATCTTTCTATATCATCAAATGATTTGATTATTgtaatttatataaaacaataaCAAGAAGTTTGTTACTACTTGCAGATCCCAAAGATAAGAGTTGCTCTGGTAGTAACATATGAGGATTATGTTCCTATCATAAGGGAATTCTTGTCATGTTAGGATAATTTACGTATGAAAAGAGACAACACTTACCAGAAATCACGATGGATTAGAGAAACCAGTCAAATTGGACTGGTCAATGGTTGCTTgcggtgatttttggtggaggCCAGAGAGCAAAGATTAACTGGAGGAGACTGGTTTTGGCCGTGGCGGTGGACCGGTTGCTAATGGAAGAAAACAGAGATGCTGGTGGACTAGTTGATTTTGGTGGAAAGCAGGAAGGCCAACGATTGTGTGGAAAGCAGGAATGTTGCTTTGTTGGAGTATTGCTGGCTGTGGGTTGCGACGGAGAGGCAGAGGcggaaaagaagaatgaaatGATGCAATCAAAGTATCGAACCTAGTCCAAATTTCTGCTCTTTAACtgctaaaatgacaaaaatgcccttcttTATCGAGCTCAATCGAGCTACTCGATAAAGAAGGGAATTCGAGCTTACTCGGCTCGATAACTAAACGAGTATATTTTAAGCTTGAGCTCGACTCGTTAATTGAAATTAACGAGCTGAGCTCGAGCCTTATCGAGCCGAGTTCTAACGAGTTTTCGAGCTACTCGTTTGGCTTAACAACTCTACCTGTAATAAGTAACACTTGGTGTGTGGAATCACATGAAACTTtatgaaaagtcaaaatcagACAAAAGGCCCAATGGTCGAACCGAGTAAAAGACCCGGATGGTCGAACCGGAAACCAACCATCAATGCCTTACCCAACCCAACCGCCAACCGCATCTTTGCAGAATCAAAAGGCTTTTGGGGTTTTGCAGGTTCCACCGCTGAAGTGGTTTTTTCCGGCGTTGAATCAATCGCCGAACCAAGAAAACTGGGAAAAAATGGGGAAAGCTAAGAAGGCACCGAAATTCGCCGTGATGAAGAAAATGGTCACCTCCAAAGCCATTAAACAGTAAGCTCTCAGCTCAGCTTTTTGCTCCTTTTATGTATCTAAATTCACAATTGgtcagctttttttttttgtataaatttGCTCATGAATTGAAATTTTCTTTATGCTCAGGCATAAAGAGGAGGTTTTGAACCCTAACAAGAAAGATTTGACTAAGGAGAAGCTTCCCAGAAACGTGTATGCATTACCCCTTTACTCCATTTTTTTAgctcaatttttttattttgtaaataattCTTTTAAGAGGGCAGGGAAGGGGAGGGAAGGCTGGAATAGAACAATCATTATGATGCAATGAAGAAGAATTTTAGTGGTGGGTTTTGTTTGATTCGAAGAATTATTCTTGTATAGTTTTACTTTTTGGAAGAGGGGAGGGGATGGAAGGATGAAAAGGGGAGGGGAATGTGGATGGTTGGGATCCAACTCTTGTTCTAAGATGAGGAATAGGGACTGTTAATTAGAGGATTATGTTCAAAGATTTTGCCTTTTTTGGGATATATTTTTCATTAAGTCACTGTTTGTGTATTGATTGAGTGAGAGTTGTTGATTGTGTGATGCAGACCAAATGTTTCATCTGCACTTTTCTTCAAGCACAATACTGCATTGGGTCCGCCGTACAGGATATTGGTCGATACTAATTTTATCAATTTCTCTATTCAAAATAAAGTGAGTGCTCTGGATTTTAGTTGCATATGTTCTTGGTGTTGTATATGACAAGTCTTCGCTTGATGATATTTGTTAAAGGAGATGTAATGCTTTAATCAGAAGATAACCATTTTTATGATTTTGTATTTGGTGCTGTGATTGTGGTGCTTTGCCCTATCATTTATAGTGAATCTTTTGTAAAAAAGGATTTCTTTTGGAAGGGTGCTAAAATGTGGGTTGATACATGGATGAAACTATACACGTGTTTATATAGTttagttttcttctttcttatctAAGAGCCTAAAATGGTAGTTAATTTAGTTAAGATATTAGCATGAAACGTAGCAGAGATTGTAAAATATGTCCACAAAAGTAGGTTAATCTTCAGTTATATTTGGTCTTATTTTGTTGAAAGACAATGGTTCCCACCGGTCACATTTTATTGTGGGGTGGAGTGGAGGGGAACTTTGCTTTTGCATAACAGATGAGATAGGATCATTGCCTTTGTGAGGACATATTGAGTGAAATACTGATTTCCTTGTTGGTTTTAAACTTTCTATTCAGTTGGATTTGGAGAAAGGAATGATGGATTGCTTGTATGCAAAATGTAAGTTGAAGCATGCCatctaatcattttttctaTTGTTGCTATCAACATTGTCTGTTTGTCAATTTTgttgttatttttctgttttttctcttctcctttttattATTGTTACTAAAGTTTTTTAGTGTTCTGAATGGCTTCACTTTAATGTTTCTGCTCAAAACACAAGAAGGTCTATTTTTGCATCTTCTTGTTTTGTAAAATCGGGTAATCAATTGACTATGCTATCAAGTTCTTGTATCTTGATATTTCTGCTCATAATTTAAAAAGGACATGGTTGCGTCATGTTGTTTCTGTGAAACGGGGGAATTGATCGCTCAAGTGAACTTTATGGTTGATGTAATGCAACAAGGAGCTCTACGTCATTTGTTTCTGGGAACTGGAGTAAAATGAGTAGTCTTCATTTTCTATAGGCAACTTATTTTTAGTCAACCACATGAGAACTACATCTTACCCTGTCATGTATCAATTAGAGGAACAAAAAATCAACTCATAGCTCATCTTGTGATTTTCAAATATCCCAGAAGAAGTCACTAAATTGAAGAGGGGGGATGTAAAAACTCTCCAACATAGCTGTGGAATGCCATTCTATAATGGGATTATTGGTTGCTGAAGCTAGAACTCTCAAGATTCCTGAGTTGTCAATGTGCACCTTGCTTAAGTGCTGTATACTGTGCAGAAAAGAATCTCATAATCAAAATTGAGTTTGTAGACATTTTATCTGTTGGTCTAGATATGTGCTGAACATTTCTGACTTCTCTGTTTTATGCTGTCATTCTTACCAGTTTCTACCCAGAACACATTTCTTAAGCTAATATCATTTATTGATCTTTCTACAGGCACTCCTTGTATCACTGACTGTGTAATGGCTGAGCTTGAGAAGCTGGGTCAAAAATATCGTGTTGCTTTAAGGTATAATCTTGTTTCTTTACCTTTTCCTGAACTTCTGTTCCCATAAAATGCTCTTATCATTTAGCTTAGTGTTTGAACAAGCTGAAAGAAAACTCAGATGGTCATTACCTGTGTTTTTGGTTAAGAACGTGGTAGATGATAATAGATGATATATTATTTTCACATATTAAATTTCTAATCCAATATTCTTCATGTCTTTTGGTTGCAATTCTGCATGGTTATGTTATTGAATAAGGTTATACGTTGGTTACGTGGTCCTAAAACTTTGGTCTTCATAAGAGGAAGACCAATTTGGGTAAAAAATTAGGCCCTTGCATTTTTAGATTGTGAATAAATCGTGATATACTCTATAGGAGAATTACTAATTAACTACCAAGTGTTCTTTGTATCTTATGCATAATGCATGTTAAATTTCTATGCTTAAGAATAACAAACTTTTCtgtttttgctttttgcttttACCAGAATCGCAAAGGATCCTCGATTTGAAAGGCTTCCCTGTACGCATAAAGGAACATATGCTGATGATTGCATAGTAGAAAGGGTCAATCAGGTATAATCTCACTTAAATAAATTCTGTAATTTGTGGTGTCTCAAAACTAAGGTAAACTGATCTTGTTTATGTATTTTTTCAATATGTTTATCACACATGAAAGCTTTCTGAACTTAATCTCCAATGAAGTGATGGTGGTTGCTATGTATTATTACTTGTCAATGGGAGCGAATGCAGAAACTAATGGTTAAGCTGTTCCTTTGCTTTTATTCTTTCCTGCTCTAACCTATTGTTTGCTGAAAACAGCACAAATGTTACATTGTTGCAACATGTGATCGAGACTTAAAGCGAAGGATGCGGAAGGTGTGATATGCTTGATTATTAATTTCATGTCATTTTACTATTCTCCAGAATTGGAATGTAACTGAGGTTTGATTTTCAAGTAGGTCCCTGGTGTACCAATAATGTACATTACTCAGCACAAGTACTCCATCGAACGGTTACCTGAAGCTACAATTGGTGGAGGTAGGCTTACTCCATGTTGTGTTATTAACAGAAAAGCTTACACAACTTAATAAGGTGGCTGTGCTTGTTTTCTGCCTTGAACTTACCTTTGAAAATTGTCATATGCTGGTGCAGCTCCAAGATTTTGATACTAAAAAGCGGTGATAGGATTCAGATCAGGACGCACAGTTTCTGGACCATGGCTGTGGTGCACAATTTGGTTATAGGCATCCTgaaattgtgacgaccccacctccccctaaggcgtaccagagggttcggcggaccgcctgcccagctctcgccaggactcactcactaagATCACGTGCACACAACCATGAACCATAGATAACagtcacaattcaagcttatgaTTTACATTGATCGAATTCAGGGTACAAAGTCTCGATATCTTAAACTAGTTCAaaagtatacaatccaagtacaaaatgttccattcgaggaatagcgcgagtacaaaaccaaaa
This sequence is a window from Coffea eugenioides isolate CCC68of chromosome 7, Ceug_1.0, whole genome shotgun sequence. Protein-coding genes within it:
- the LOC113778796 gene encoding rRNA-processing protein FCF1 homolog; this translates as MGKAKKAPKFAVMKKMVTSKAIKQHKEEVLNPNKKDLTKEKLPRNVPNVSSALFFKHNTALGPPYRILVDTNFINFSIQNKLDLEKGMMDCLYAKCTPCITDCVMAELEKLGQKYRVALRIAKDPRFERLPCTHKGTYADDCIVERVNQVPGVPIMYITQHKYSIERLPEATIGGAPRF
- the LOC113776765 gene encoding zinc finger BED domain-containing protein RICESLEEPER 1-like, whose translation is MEVGNEAVDQELEVESKADEMSEKELDLDNLERLKEDFSLRKMLSIGGKIFLVRCCTHILNLLVQDGLNQIVDVIDVVREGIKYMKNSESCLNDFAKIKKQLQLPSKKLILDCPTRWNNTYLMLASALEFRDVFPRYRYIDPGFHYVPSEYEWMKVEEVCKFFGIFYEITNVISVTDYPTANLFLVDLYRIKELLNKKTLNFSDHIRFMAESMAQKCDKCWDESNVLMSLGAILDPRYKMVFVNHTFPVIYGKDAIPRYIDEIRCILYDLYNEYVDAHISSHSEEPQREAGKRKHAEITSKPTQGVAKKLGVNVVIGKEKFQMIVSEIDKAPPEKSYLDVYLEESMYVCDANANLDVLGWWKGERWRFPIFQLQSWRPNLLSVLVVE